A window of the Drosophila gunungcola strain Sukarami unplaced genomic scaffold, Dgunungcola_SK_2 000074F, whole genome shotgun sequence genome harbors these coding sequences:
- the LOC128264591 gene encoding uncharacterized protein LOC128264591, with translation MSPMGANNLYDEPEVMEEFISCYRHFTALWDSSSTDYLSKQKKEPGYQELLKILRRVNGGCSVQDVKRKINSLRCCYRREIKKIQASENGYQPRLWWFHLMDFLKPVLNIQSPVRVKSESMDDSPDETSINNRHKAKSAGITNKS, from the exons ATGTCGCCAATGGGCGCTAATAATTTGTATGATGAACCCGAGGTTATGGAGGAGTTCATCAGTTGTTATCGACATTTTACCGCCCTGTGGGATAGCAGTAGTACCGATTAtctatcaaaacaaaaaaaggaaccCGGCTATCAGGAACTATTGAAAATCCTGCGACGCGTCAACGGCGGCTGTTCGGTTCAGGACGTTAAACGCAAGATAAACTCCCTGAGATGCTGCTACCGTCGCGAGATCAAGAAGATACAGGCCTCCGAAAATGGCTATCAACCGCGTCTCTGGTGGTTCCACCTAATGGACTTTCTGAAGCCCGTTCTCAACATACAATCGCCGGTCAGGGTAAAATCGGAGAGTATGGACGATAGCCCCGATGAGACAAGCATAAAT AATCGGCATAAGGCGAAGAGTGCAGGGATAACGAACAAGTCGTAA